Proteins encoded by one window of Thermoproteota archaeon:
- a CDS encoding 30S ribosomal protein S24e, whose translation MELEIVRRRENPLLQREEVIARVRFEGGTPSRKEIREALAKELGKPVGNLFIRRIITEYGKEEAEVVAMAYNSRGFALLIEPDHIIKRNEGEGEGVSS comes from the coding sequence ATGGAGTTGGAGATCGTCAGGCGCAGGGAAAACCCGCTGCTGCAGAGGGAAGAGGTCATCGCTAGGGTGCGGTTCGAGGGTGGCACCCCATCTAGGAAAGAGATAAGAGAGGCCCTAGCCAAAGAGCTCGGGAAACCCGTCGGAAACCTCTTTATCAGGAGGATTATCACCGAGTATGGGAAGGAGGAGGCCGAGGTCGTGGCAATGGCCTATAACAGCAGGGGCTTTGCCCTACTTATAGAGCCGGACCACATAATAAAGAGGAATGAGGGAGAGGGGGAGGGAGTATCCTCATGA
- the spt4 gene encoding transcription elongation factor subunit Spt4: protein MAKWKACRNCKALTTDNKCPLCGSDDLTYNWEGIVAITDPLRSQLAKMLGHEKVGMYALRVW, encoded by the coding sequence ATGGCTAAATGGAAGGCCTGCAGGAATTGTAAGGCCCTTACTACCGATAACAAATGTCCCTTATGTGGATCTGATGACTTAACCTACAACTGGGAGGGCATAGTCGCCATCACAGACCCTCTACGCTCCCAGCTCGCCAAGATGCTCGGTCACGAGAAGGTGGGTATGTACGCCCTGAGGGTGTGGTGA
- a CDS encoding 30S ribosomal protein S27ae produces MKHKPVQVWKYYSIEGNKLVRKKRMCPRCGSFMAEHRDRYTCGKCGYTEFKKKG; encoded by the coding sequence ATGAAGCACAAGCCAGTTCAAGTGTGGAAGTACTACTCCATTGAGGGGAACAAGCTGGTCAGGAAGAAGAGGATGTGCCCGAGATGTGGCTCCTTCATGGCTGAGCACAGGGACAGATACACCTGCGGTAAGTGCGGTTATACTGAGTTCAAGAAGAAGGGCTGA